A single window of Nicotiana sylvestris chromosome 5, ASM39365v2, whole genome shotgun sequence DNA harbors:
- the LOC104222120 gene encoding protein MKS1-like, with protein MDFPPPDFFAGGGDGRPSPTRRGELQGPRPTPLKVNKDSYKIKKPPVAPPPHPLPHTAALAPSTSQNPQTVIIYAVSPKVYHTTVSDFMSVVQRLTGSSTSSMEPSTSGASSGDGNLSPAAKLASIEKASSPSASVPPASAASDSLDILDIIGNSSVEMSHQIPGILSPAPATLPPVSPPGLFSPIPADPFMMMMLSPSPSTLFSAPLISPSPNASDLFHPFFDF; from the coding sequence ATGGACTTTCCACCACCGGATTTTTTCGCCGGCGGCGGCGACGGAAGGCCATCTCCGACGAGGAGAGGAGAACTACAAGGTCCTCGTCCTACTCCTCTTAAAGTCAACAAAGATTCCTACAAGATCAAGAAACCACCAGTTGCTCCTCCGCCGCATCCTCTGCCTCATACCGCTGCCTTAGCTCCGTCGACGAGCCAGAACCCGCAAACGGTGATAATCTACGCGGTTTCACCGAAAGTGTACCACACGACCGTTAGTGACTTCATGAGTGTTGTACAAAGACTTACTGGATCTTCAACTTCCTCCATGGAACCCTCCACCTCCGGCGCCAGCTCCGGCGATGGGAACTTATCGCCGGCGGCGAAGTTGGCTTCGATAGAAAAAGCGAGTAGTCCTTCTGCTTCTGTTCCTCCGGCTTCTGCTGCTTCTGATTCGTTGGATATTTTGGATATAATTGGGAATTCGAGTGTAGAAATGAGTCATCAGATCCCGGGGATATTGTCGCCGGCGCCGGCAACATTACCGCCCGTATCCCCGCCGGGACTCTTTTCGCCGATACCGGCCGATCCTTTCATGATGATGATGTTAAGTCCAAGTCCGTCAACGTTGTTTTCTGCTCCATTGATTTCTCCTTCGCCAAATGCGTCTGATCTATTCCATCCATTCTTTGACTTTTAG